In the genome of Candidatus Korarchaeota archaeon NZ13-K, the window ACCCTCCCTATAAGCTTGGAGGCCACGTTTATCACGACCTCCCTCTTCCCGACCATTGAACCGTTCGTGAGAGCGCTCATAGCATCTGCCAGGGGGTCCAGCCTCGTCATGGCATCACCTCACTCGTACTTCCTCCAGCCCATCAGGGGGGCCACCTCCAGGAAGCAGGACCTGCAGAGGTATAGATCATACTTCCTTATTATCCCGTACCCCACCCTGCCGCACCTCCTGCAGACGTAGGCCCCCTTGCCCTTCGTCCTGACCTTCTTCTTGGGTTTGGCCATTTCCATCACCTACTCGCTCGCTTGAATGACCTCCATATTTAAGTACTTCTCGGCGAAGACGATCGACTCCATTCTGCTGAGCCTTTGCCTCAGGGGAATCCTCCTCCTCTCGATCCTCCTCCTGGCCACCCTGTAACCGGCCCTTCCCATCGTCACTATGACGTCCATCCCGAATATGCCTATATCGGCCCTGTACTTGACTCCAGGTATGTCTATGTGCTCCTTTATCCCGAAGGCGAAGTTCCCGAACTCATCGAAGGAGCTAGCCTTTATCCTCCTTCCCACGGCCTCCGCCAGTCTATCAAGAAGCTCAACGGCTTTCTTTCCCCTAACTGTAACTGAGACAGCTATCGGCTCCTTCTTCCTTATTCCAAACTCCCTTATTGTCCTCTTGGCCCTTCTCTCCACCGGCTTCTGACCAGTCAGCTCCTCCAGGACCTTGCCGGCCCTCTCGAGAACCTCCCCGCTCCTGCCAACGGCTATGTTCAGCGTCACGGCGAGGACCCTAGGGATTAGCATGGGGTTTCTCTCCCACCTCCTCAGTATCTCCTCCCTGAGTTCCTGCAAGCCGATCACCTCACCTTCACCCTGGGGGTTTCCCTGCCCACCACCATGACGTTCTTGGGAACCCCCCTGTAGACGAGCTCCGGGTTCTCAGCGTCCCTGATCTCAACTATCTCCCCGACCCCCTCGAGAACCCCTAGGCGTCCCGCCATCCTACCCCTCGTGACGAGGACAAGGGAGCCCTGCTGGAACTTCATCACCTCCTTAATCTCCTGGGAAGGGATTTCTATCAGAAGGGAATCACCTGGCCTCACCTCGCGCCCGATCCTATCGCTGAAGAGGAAGTTCCTGCCGTCGTGCGAGGTCAGCTGGATCCTGCCTCCCCTCACGGTCCTCTTCCCAACCACCTTGACGACCTTCAGCCTGCTCTCGGCCGCGGGTATCTCCAGGAGCCTGAGGAACCTGTGAGGATCGGGCACGATCCTGTAATGAGCGTCCATCTCCGGGATCGATATCACGTCCATCAGACCGACCTGGAACTTGTGGTCGTACCTTGGCTTCCCGTCCACGTAGATCTTCCTCATGCTTATTATCTTCTTGGCCTCCCTAGCGGTGGTGGCTAGTCCCAGCACGTCCCTCACCACTAGGAGAAGGGGTATCCCCTCGTCGAGCGGGTGGGGCCCCGGCCTGGGCTTCACCACCCAGACCCTCTCCCTCTTGGCCACTGGATAGTAGCCCGGGGCAGCCAGCCTCTTGAGATGCCTTGAATCTCCCATCTTGCCCATGCTCACTCACCCTCCTCCACCACCTCGACCTTCGCCCCCCTCCTCTCCAGGATCCTCCTCCTGGCCTCGTCCTTGAGGTTTAGCTTCGTTATGACTACCTTCGACGGATGTATGGGAACTGGAACCTCAGTCCCATCAGCCTTCTTCCTGACGATCCCCTTTATCGCTATCCTGTACCTCTTCCTATCTACGGATATGACCTCGCCCTCGCTGCCCCTGAAGTCGCCCCTGACCACCCTGACCCTGTCCCCCCTCCTCACCGGGAGAGACCTTATGCCGTACTTGCTCCTGAGCTCCTCCGATAGGGGGGCCGACATGATCTTGGCCCTGTGATGGAGGGGGGCATTGTAGAGGTACTTCCTCTGCTTGCTGGGCTTGTGAGAGGTCGTCCTCTGCATCGGATCACCTCACACGACCTGAGCGGAGACCACGCTGAGGCTCGGCCACCTCTCTATGGCCTCCTTGGCTATGGGTCCCCTGAACTCCGACCCCCTGGGGGTGCCATCATCGTTGACGAGAACTGCGGCATTATCCTCGAAGACGACCCACTGCCCATTCTTCCTCCTGTAGGGCATCCGCTGCCTCACTATTATCGCCTTGAAGGGCTTGTGCATGAGGTCATACCTCCCCTTCTTGACCACCACGGAGACCATGTCTCCCACGCTGGCGGTCGGTATCCTATCCTTCCTTCCCTTGTAGCCGTGGACCCCGATTATCATGAGTAACTTCGCCCCGGTGTTATCTACGCACTTCAGCCTGGCCCTAACCGGTAGACCCCGCGATATCTTGGGTTTCACACCCTCTACCTTTCTCCTCCTCGCGACCTTCGACATGGGCTCTCCTCACGCCTAGCCCGGGTGATGATTTAAAAACGTGTGGATGCCCGGGCGGCTCCCGATCCCCGCCCCCTGAGGGTCTCAGTGAGGTCAGCGGCAGATCCACAGGCATTGAGATCTTAACCACCAAGGGCTTCACTCGGACTGGAGGCTCAGAGGTCCTGCCTTTTCAGCTGCTTTCCCGAACCCCCGCCTCCGACAGCCTCCTCAGGGCCTCGGACCTCACGGTCCCGATGTCGCTCGAGGCGTCAACCGATACCAGCTTCCCCCTCCTCCTGTAGTACTCCAGAAGGGGTTCCGTCTCCTCCCTGAAGACGTCCAGTCTCTTCAATATCTTCTCGTAGCAGTCATCGCTCCTCTGATAGAGCCTCCCCCCGCAGTCACACCTCCTGATGTCCTCAGGCGGATCGTAGAAGATGTTGTACGTCCTGCCGCATCT includes:
- the rps8p gene encoding 30S ribosomal protein S8 (binds directly to 16S rRNA central domain where it helps coordinate assembly of the platform of the 30S subunit) codes for the protein MTRLDPLADAMSALTNGSMVGKREVVINVASKLIGRV
- a CDS encoding 30S ribosomal protein S14, with product MAKPKKKVRTKGKGAYVCRRCGRVGYGIIRKYDLYLCRSCFLEVAPLMGWRKYE
- a CDS encoding 50S ribosomal protein L5, encoding MQELREEILRRWERNPMLIPRVLAVTLNIAVGRSGEVLERAGKVLEELTGQKPVERRAKRTIREFGIRKKEPIAVSVTVRGKKAVELLDRLAEAVGRRIKASSFDEFGNFAFGIKEHIDIPGVKYRADIGIFGMDVIVTMGRAGYRVARRRIERRRIPLRQRLSRMESIVFAEKYLNMEVIQASE
- a CDS encoding 30S ribosomal protein S4e → MSMGKMGDSRHLKRLAAPGYYPVAKRERVWVVKPRPGPHPLDEGIPLLLVVRDVLGLATTAREAKKIISMRKIYVDGKPRYDHKFQVGLMDVISIPEMDAHYRIVPDPHRFLRLLEIPAAESRLKVVKVVGKRTVRGGRIQLTSHDGRNFLFSDRIGREVRPGDSLLIEIPSQEIKEVMKFQQGSLVLVTRGRMAGRLGVLEGVGEIVEIRDAENPELVYRGVPKNVMVVGRETPRVKVR
- a CDS encoding 50S ribosomal protein L24, whose translation is MQRTTSHKPSKQRKYLYNAPLHHRAKIMSAPLSEELRSKYGIRSLPVRRGDRVRVVRGDFRGSEGEVISVDRKRYRIAIKGIVRKKADGTEVPVPIHPSKVVITKLNLKDEARRRILERRGAKVEVVEEGE
- a CDS encoding 50S ribosomal protein L14, with amino-acid sequence MSKVARRRKVEGVKPKISRGLPVRARLKCVDNTGAKLLMIIGVHGYKGRKDRIPTASVGDMVSVVVKKGRYDLMHKPFKAIIVRQRMPYRRKNGQWVVFEDNAAVLVNDDGTPRGSEFRGPIAKEAIERWPSLSVVSAQVV